The proteins below come from a single Beutenbergia cavernae DSM 12333 genomic window:
- a CDS encoding DUF3040 domain-containing protein, translating into MPLSEYEQRVLEQMERQLRSDDPKLAQSFSRRGSRTSRILGGTLLVIAGLGMLVGGVAGSMTWLGVVGFLAMFGGVLLAMSSGRHQAAAAPTTDAPRATPAAGRPPRRSSFMQRLEERWDRRRREGGR; encoded by the coding sequence ATGCCCCTGTCGGAGTACGAGCAGCGTGTGCTCGAGCAGATGGAGCGGCAGCTGCGCTCGGACGACCCCAAGCTCGCCCAGTCGTTCAGCCGCCGCGGTAGCCGCACGTCACGCATCCTCGGGGGAACCCTGCTCGTCATCGCCGGTCTGGGGATGCTGGTCGGTGGGGTCGCCGGGTCCATGACGTGGCTCGGGGTGGTGGGATTCCTCGCGATGTTCGGCGGCGTCCTGCTCGCGATGTCGAGCGGTCGGCACCAGGCGGCAGCCGCTCCTACGACTGACGCGCCGCGAGCGACGCCCGCGGCGGGCCGGCCTCCACGCCGGTCGTCGTTCATGCAGCGCCTCGAGGAGCGCTGGGACCGCCGCCGCCGCGAGGGCGGCCGCTGA
- the dinB gene encoding DNA polymerase IV, translating into MSRGPRSVAARRDWGDDDGGTPILHVDMDAFFASVELIRAPDLRGRPVIVGGEHRGVVLAATYEARAFGVHSAMPMTRARALCPQAVVIPPDHARYEEVSRVVMGLLADVTPVLEQVSVDEAFLDVSGARRRLGSPVAIATAIRSRIREVAQIPASVGVASTKFLAKLASQTAKPDGLLLVPEAASVPFLHSLPVGALWGVGERTAAQLREWGIESVEQLAHTPPDVLQRRLGRAGGARLYDLAWNRDPRPVTVARVEKSISSEHTFVTDVTDAAELGRTLLEQAHRCARRLRRGGFLARGVTIKVRMSDFTTLTRSRQLDHPSDVAHDVYAAARALLAAVTIPRDGVRLLGVRVDQLTAAAATPVQLALDDDAAPRREVEVAMDDVRDRFGADALGAASLLATSAFPTAERDLS; encoded by the coding sequence GTGAGCAGAGGCCCTCGATCGGTCGCGGCTCGTCGCGACTGGGGTGACGACGACGGCGGGACGCCGATCCTGCACGTCGACATGGACGCGTTCTTCGCGTCCGTCGAGCTCATCCGCGCGCCGGACCTGCGGGGGCGCCCCGTGATCGTGGGCGGTGAGCACCGGGGAGTGGTGCTCGCCGCGACCTACGAGGCCCGCGCGTTCGGCGTCCACTCGGCGATGCCGATGACGCGGGCGCGGGCGTTGTGCCCGCAGGCGGTCGTCATCCCGCCCGACCATGCCCGGTACGAGGAGGTCTCGCGCGTCGTCATGGGCCTGCTGGCCGACGTGACGCCCGTCCTCGAGCAGGTGTCGGTCGACGAGGCGTTCCTCGACGTCTCGGGCGCGCGGCGCCGGCTCGGCTCCCCGGTCGCCATCGCGACGGCGATCCGCAGCCGCATCCGGGAGGTGGCGCAGATCCCGGCGTCCGTCGGCGTCGCGTCGACGAAGTTCCTGGCGAAGCTCGCGTCGCAGACGGCCAAGCCGGACGGGCTCCTCCTCGTCCCGGAGGCGGCGAGCGTGCCGTTCCTCCACTCGCTGCCGGTGGGAGCGCTGTGGGGCGTCGGCGAGCGGACCGCCGCCCAGCTGCGCGAGTGGGGGATCGAGTCGGTCGAGCAGCTCGCGCACACGCCACCCGACGTCCTGCAGCGCCGGCTCGGCCGGGCGGGTGGTGCCCGCCTGTACGACCTGGCGTGGAACCGTGACCCTCGGCCGGTCACGGTGGCCCGGGTCGAGAAGTCGATCTCGTCCGAACACACGTTCGTGACCGACGTCACCGACGCCGCCGAGCTCGGCCGGACCCTGCTCGAGCAGGCCCATCGGTGCGCCCGGCGCCTGCGGCGGGGCGGGTTCCTCGCCCGCGGCGTCACGATCAAGGTCCGGATGTCCGACTTCACCACGCTGACCCGGTCGCGGCAGCTGGACCACCCGAGCGACGTCGCGCACGACGTGTACGCGGCCGCGCGCGCCCTGCTCGCGGCCGTGACGATCCCGCGGGACGGGGTGCGCCTGCTGGGCGTCCGCGTGGACCAGCTGACCGCCGCGGCAGCGACGCCGGTGCAGCTCGCGCTCGACGACGACGCCGCCCCGCGTCGCGAGGTCGAGGTCGCGATGGACGACGTACGGGACCGATTCGGTGCCGATGCACTGGGTGCGGCGTCGTTGCTGGCGACCTCGGCTTTCCCGACGGCCGAGCGGGACTTATCCTGA
- a CDS encoding spermidine synthase has protein sequence MSSRRSRQAPALRPDALPSGETGIDTGTVELERDPDRPNGVMVYVNGVESSYVDLADAEHLEFEYMQQMRLVIDALHPAGSPVRAVHLGGAACAFPRAIARQRPRSRQLVVELDAELARLAREWFDLPRAPELRVRTQDAREAVSTLRSGEWDAVVRDVFTGNRVPTHVRTVEFVTDVARTLADDGVYLANGVDSPPLRETRREVATVRDVFDHVALAVEPAIWRGRRFGNVVVIGAHVPLPLEQLRRGMLALPLPVRLVTGDELRTFAGGALPWRDAPVSTDGTDPAAAPENDDAARPVGTSRIDG, from the coding sequence ATGTCGTCCCGCCGGTCCCGCCAGGCCCCCGCTCTTCGACCCGACGCACTGCCGAGCGGCGAGACCGGGATCGACACCGGCACCGTCGAGCTCGAGCGGGACCCCGACCGCCCGAACGGCGTCATGGTCTACGTCAACGGCGTCGAGTCGTCCTATGTCGACCTCGCCGACGCCGAGCACCTCGAGTTCGAGTACATGCAGCAGATGCGTCTGGTCATCGACGCGCTGCACCCCGCCGGCTCTCCGGTGCGCGCCGTGCACCTCGGCGGCGCAGCGTGCGCGTTCCCGCGCGCGATCGCGCGCCAGCGGCCACGCTCGCGCCAGCTCGTCGTCGAGCTGGACGCCGAGCTCGCGCGCCTGGCCCGCGAGTGGTTCGACCTGCCCCGGGCGCCGGAGCTGCGGGTCCGCACGCAGGACGCACGCGAGGCGGTGAGCACGCTGCGGTCGGGCGAGTGGGACGCCGTCGTCCGCGACGTCTTCACGGGGAACCGCGTCCCCACGCACGTCCGCACCGTCGAGTTCGTCACCGACGTGGCCCGCACGCTCGCCGACGACGGCGTCTACCTGGCCAACGGCGTCGACTCCCCACCGCTGCGCGAGACCCGGCGCGAGGTCGCGACGGTGCGCGACGTGTTCGACCACGTCGCGCTCGCCGTCGAGCCGGCGATCTGGCGGGGCCGCCGCTTCGGCAACGTCGTCGTGATCGGCGCGCACGTCCCGCTCCCGCTCGAGCAGCTGCGGCGCGGGATGCTCGCCCTCCCCCTGCCCGTGCGGCTCGTCACGGGTGACGAGCTGCGCACGTTCGCCGGCGGCGCCCTGCCGTGGCGCGACGCGCCCGTCTCCACGGACGGGACCGACCCCGCGGCCGCCCCCGAGAACGACGATGCGGCCCGCCCCGTGGGGACGAGCCGCATCGACGGATGA
- a CDS encoding cold-shock protein gives MAQGTVKWFNSEKGYGFIAQDGGGADVFVHYSAIESDGYRSLEEAQRVEFEITQGPKGPQAESVRAV, from the coding sequence ATGGCACAGGGAACCGTCAAGTGGTTCAACTCTGAGAAGGGCTACGGGTTCATCGCCCAGGACGGCGGCGGCGCCGACGTCTTCGTCCACTACTCGGCGATCGAGTCCGACGGCTACCGCTCGCTCGAAGAGGCGCAGCGGGTCGAGTTCGAGATCACGCAGGGGCCGAAGGGCCCGCAGGCGGAGAGCGTTCGCGCCGTCTGA
- a CDS encoding proteasome assembly chaperone family protein, translating into MDARDLYTSEHAEGARVLVHALQGSMDAGHAGALLAQHLLTTLPATRVATFDVDELLDYRSRRPAMTFEATTWTSYDDPVLAVDLVRTPTGEGVLLLHGPEPDLRWERFTTAVRTLVEDLGVETTVGVHGIPMGVPHTRPTTVTAHATRPELLEGRPSFVGTIQVPGSASSLLELRLGEAGHDAMGFAANVPHYLAQAEYPQAAAELVRQINSSTGLDLPVGELEASASSTREEIDRQVAESDEIGAVVHALEQQYDAFSRGLAAEDARTLLAQDRLPSADELGAEFEAFLAEHAPGEPDAGGDADGTQDDGPAS; encoded by the coding sequence GTGGACGCGAGAGACCTGTACACGAGCGAGCACGCCGAAGGTGCACGCGTGCTCGTCCATGCCCTGCAGGGCTCGATGGACGCCGGGCACGCCGGTGCCCTGCTCGCCCAGCACCTGTTGACCACGCTGCCCGCGACGCGCGTGGCGACGTTCGACGTCGACGAGCTGCTCGACTACCGCTCGCGGCGTCCCGCGATGACGTTCGAGGCCACGACGTGGACCTCGTACGACGACCCGGTGCTGGCCGTCGACCTCGTCCGCACGCCGACCGGCGAGGGCGTGCTGCTGCTGCACGGGCCGGAGCCGGACCTGCGGTGGGAGCGGTTCACGACGGCGGTGCGCACGCTGGTGGAGGATCTCGGCGTCGAGACGACGGTGGGCGTGCACGGCATCCCGATGGGCGTGCCGCACACCCGGCCCACGACCGTGACGGCGCACGCGACCCGGCCCGAGCTGCTCGAGGGTCGTCCCAGCTTCGTGGGCACGATCCAGGTGCCGGGGAGCGCGTCCTCGCTGCTGGAGCTGCGCCTCGGCGAGGCCGGCCACGACGCGATGGGCTTCGCCGCGAACGTGCCCCACTACCTGGCCCAGGCGGAGTACCCGCAGGCGGCCGCGGAGCTGGTGCGGCAGATCAACTCCTCGACCGGGCTGGACCTTCCCGTGGGTGAGCTCGAGGCGTCGGCGTCGTCGACACGCGAGGAGATCGACCGGCAGGTGGCGGAGTCCGACGAGATCGGGGCTGTCGTGCACGCCCTCGAGCAGCAGTACGACGCGTTCTCCCGTGGCCTGGCCGCGGAGGACGCCCGGACGCTGCTCGCGCAGGACCGTCTGCCGAGCGCCGACGAGCTGGGAGCGGAGTTCGAGGCGTTCCTGGCCGAGCACGCGCCGGGTGAGCCCGATGCCGGCGGCGACGCGGACGGCACGCAGGACGACGGCCCGGCCTCGTGA
- a CDS encoding HelD family protein: MTTSEQAREQLVVDRVYSRLDELRDRTRAQLARVRREGPSGTHQNRSERDSFATLYSDRIAQLDAVEDQLVFGRLDLRDEQSRYIGRIGLSDDEHTPVLTDWRAPAARPFYQATAADPGDVVRRRHLQTRARQVVAVEDDVLDADALDDEARAGLAGEGALLAALGAHRTGRMSDIVATIQAEQDAVIRSPLDGVLVVQGGPGTGKTAVALHRAAYLLYAHRDRLTRSGVLLLGPSDVFLGYISKVLPALGETGVVSTTIADLVPGIRASAREGEVAARLKGDAAMARVIARAVRARQRVPDAPREVRVGSRTLVVHPHDVEAAQARARRSHAPHNTARVTFVRAMLQTLARQYAEQIGADLAGDELAEVVEDIRSARDVRVALNLAWMPLTATGLVRDLWSRPDRLAEAAPRLSAAEREALRRSPDAPWTEADVPLIDEAAELLGASTEAERAERDRRAEAERAREDEVAYARETIRSTGVGGGMVTAEMLADRFVETGPSLTTAERAAADREWTYGHVVVDEAQELSAMAWRAILRRCPSRSMTIVGDVAQTSSAAGARSWPDVLDPVLRGQWRLAELTVNYRTPASIMAAAVAVARAHDPSAAVAEPTSARDLPDALGVGPTGADLAEVVAAESVAGGTTAVIAPESALSAVRERLGLAARLDLEHDVVVVDPVTSKGLEFDVVVLVDAAAMSRGDCYVAMTRATRRLRLVGALPEGLPPSTR, encoded by the coding sequence GTGACGACGTCCGAACAGGCGAGGGAACAGCTCGTCGTCGACCGTGTGTACTCGCGGCTCGACGAGCTGCGCGACCGCACACGCGCCCAGCTCGCGCGGGTCCGCCGCGAAGGGCCGAGCGGGACGCACCAGAACCGTTCGGAACGCGACTCGTTCGCCACCCTGTACTCCGACCGCATCGCCCAGCTGGACGCCGTCGAGGACCAGCTCGTGTTCGGGCGCCTCGACCTGCGGGACGAGCAGAGCCGGTACATCGGCCGCATCGGCCTGTCCGACGACGAGCACACGCCCGTCCTCACCGACTGGCGTGCCCCGGCGGCCCGGCCGTTCTACCAGGCCACGGCGGCGGATCCCGGCGACGTCGTCCGGCGTCGCCACCTCCAGACCCGCGCGCGGCAGGTCGTCGCCGTCGAGGACGACGTGCTGGACGCCGACGCGCTCGACGACGAGGCACGGGCCGGGCTCGCCGGGGAGGGTGCCCTGCTCGCCGCGCTCGGCGCGCACCGCACGGGGCGCATGAGCGACATCGTCGCCACGATCCAGGCCGAGCAGGACGCCGTCATCCGCTCCCCGCTCGACGGCGTGCTCGTGGTGCAGGGCGGCCCGGGAACCGGGAAGACGGCTGTCGCGCTGCACCGGGCGGCGTACCTCCTCTACGCCCACCGGGACCGCCTGACCCGGTCCGGCGTGCTGCTGCTGGGGCCCAGCGACGTGTTCCTCGGCTACATCTCGAAGGTGCTCCCCGCGCTCGGGGAGACGGGGGTCGTCTCGACGACGATCGCCGACCTCGTGCCCGGCATCCGGGCGAGCGCCCGCGAGGGCGAGGTGGCAGCCCGGCTCAAGGGCGACGCCGCGATGGCCCGGGTGATCGCCCGAGCCGTGCGCGCCCGCCAGCGGGTGCCCGACGCCCCGCGGGAGGTGCGCGTCGGCTCGCGCACGCTCGTGGTGCACCCGCACGACGTCGAGGCCGCCCAGGCGCGGGCGCGCCGTTCCCACGCCCCGCACAACACGGCACGCGTCACGTTCGTCCGCGCCATGCTCCAGACGCTCGCGCGGCAGTACGCGGAGCAGATCGGCGCCGACCTCGCGGGTGATGAGCTGGCCGAGGTGGTCGAGGACATCCGGTCCGCGCGCGACGTGCGGGTGGCACTCAACCTCGCCTGGATGCCGCTCACCGCCACCGGCCTCGTCCGGGACCTCTGGTCGCGGCCGGATCGCCTCGCCGAGGCGGCGCCTCGGCTCTCCGCCGCGGAGCGCGAGGCGTTGCGGCGGTCCCCCGACGCGCCGTGGACCGAGGCCGACGTCCCGCTCATCGACGAGGCTGCCGAGCTGCTCGGCGCCAGCACCGAGGCGGAACGGGCCGAACGCGACAGGCGCGCGGAGGCGGAACGAGCACGCGAGGACGAGGTCGCCTACGCCCGCGAGACGATCCGGTCCACCGGCGTCGGGGGCGGGATGGTCACCGCCGAGATGCTCGCCGACCGGTTCGTCGAGACCGGTCCGAGCCTCACGACGGCGGAACGGGCCGCCGCGGACCGGGAGTGGACGTACGGCCACGTCGTCGTCGACGAGGCGCAGGAGCTCAGCGCCATGGCGTGGCGGGCGATCCTGCGCCGGTGCCCCAGCCGGTCGATGACGATCGTGGGCGACGTCGCCCAGACGTCGAGCGCCGCGGGGGCACGGAGCTGGCCCGACGTCCTGGACCCGGTGCTGCGGGGCCAGTGGCGCCTGGCCGAGCTCACCGTCAACTATCGGACCCCCGCCTCGATCATGGCGGCCGCGGTCGCGGTCGCCCGGGCGCACGACCCCAGCGCGGCGGTGGCGGAGCCGACGTCGGCGCGCGACCTGCCCGACGCGCTCGGGGTCGGGCCGACGGGCGCGGACCTCGCGGAGGTCGTCGCCGCCGAGTCCGTCGCCGGGGGGACGACGGCGGTCATCGCCCCGGAATCGGCGCTCTCGGCCGTCCGGGAACGGCTCGGGCTGGCGGCTCGCCTCGACCTCGAGCACGACGTGGTCGTCGTCGACCCCGTCACGAGCAAGGGTCTCGAGTTCGACGTCGTCGTCCTGGTCGACGCCGCGGCGATGTCCCGGGGCGACTGCTACGTCGCGATGACCCGCGCGACCCGCCGCCTCCGCCTCGTCGGCGCCCTGCCCGAAGGGCTCCCGCCGTCCACCAGGTGA
- the serA gene encoding phosphoglycerate dehydrogenase: MPRALLLENIHPLATDVLTAAGYEVSAQPGALDEDELIDALDGVSVLGIRSKTQVTERVLAASRLDAIGAFCIGTNQIDLAAAALAGVGAFNAPFSNTRSVVELAIAEIIALARRLTERDKALHDGVWDKSATGAHEIRGRTLGIVGYGNIGTQLSVVAEALGMHVVFYDTAEKLALGNARRMPSLAALLEVADVVTLHVDGRPGNAGMFGPTQFRAMRDGAIFLNLSRGFLVDYGALRGRIEDGTLAGAAVDVFPEEPNRRGDPFTSELRGLANVILTPHVGGSTEEAQEDIGQFVAVKLRDYLAQGASYLSVNVPGLVLDAPRPGTRRIAHLHRNTPGVLALLNETLAQHGTNVEYQVLGTRGEIGYAVTDVGGEVPRGVVDELHEMPHTIRVRLLGDG; encoded by the coding sequence GTGCCGCGCGCCCTCCTGCTCGAGAACATCCACCCGCTGGCCACCGACGTGCTCACCGCCGCCGGCTACGAGGTGTCCGCGCAGCCGGGCGCGCTGGACGAGGACGAGCTGATCGACGCCCTCGACGGCGTGTCGGTGCTCGGCATCCGCTCCAAGACCCAGGTGACCGAGCGGGTGCTGGCCGCGAGCCGGCTCGACGCGATCGGCGCGTTCTGCATCGGCACCAACCAGATCGACCTCGCCGCGGCCGCACTGGCCGGCGTCGGGGCGTTCAACGCCCCGTTCTCGAACACGCGGTCGGTGGTCGAGCTCGCGATCGCGGAGATCATCGCGCTCGCCCGGCGGCTCACCGAGCGCGACAAGGCCCTGCACGACGGCGTGTGGGACAAGTCGGCGACCGGCGCGCACGAGATCCGTGGCCGAACGCTCGGGATCGTCGGCTACGGGAACATCGGGACGCAGCTGTCGGTGGTGGCGGAGGCCCTCGGCATGCACGTCGTGTTCTACGACACCGCCGAGAAGCTGGCGCTCGGCAACGCTCGCCGGATGCCGAGCCTGGCAGCGCTGCTCGAGGTCGCCGACGTCGTGACGCTGCACGTCGACGGACGGCCGGGCAACGCCGGCATGTTCGGTCCCACCCAGTTCAGGGCCATGCGCGACGGGGCGATCTTCCTCAACCTCTCCCGCGGCTTCCTCGTCGACTACGGCGCGCTGCGCGGTCGGATCGAGGACGGCACGCTGGCCGGTGCCGCCGTCGACGTGTTCCCGGAGGAGCCCAACCGACGGGGCGACCCGTTCACGAGCGAGCTGCGCGGGCTCGCGAACGTCATCCTGACCCCGCACGTCGGCGGCTCCACCGAGGAGGCGCAGGAAGACATCGGTCAGTTCGTCGCCGTCAAGCTGCGGGACTACCTCGCGCAGGGTGCGAGCTACCTGTCGGTCAACGTGCCCGGGCTCGTGCTCGACGCTCCACGCCCGGGAACGCGCCGCATCGCGCACCTCCACCGGAACACGCCCGGCGTCCTCGCCCTGCTCAACGAGACGCTCGCGCAGCACGGGACGAACGTCGAGTACCAGGTCCTCGGCACGCGCGGCGAGATCGGGTACGCGGTGACCGACGTCGGCGGCGAGGTGCCCCGCGGCGTCGTCGACGAGCTCCACGAGATGCCACACACGATCCGGGTGCGCCTGCTCGGCGACGGCTGA
- a CDS encoding DUF5302 domain-containing protein — protein sequence MSENAHSDDKADPTSEAKEKFREALERKNAASHKTEQARRNTGSVHGSEVNGPGGRRMFRRKSG from the coding sequence ATGAGCGAGAACGCACACTCCGACGACAAGGCAGACCCGACCAGCGAGGCGAAGGAGAAGTTCCGGGAGGCGCTGGAGCGCAAGAACGCCGCCTCGCACAAGACGGAGCAGGCCCGACGGAACACCGGGAGCGTGCACGGCTCCGAGGTCAACGGCCCCGGCGGGCGCCGGATGTTCCGCCGCAAGTCCGGCTGA
- the nrdR gene encoding transcriptional regulator NrdR has translation MHCPFCRHPDSRVVDSRTSEDGSSIRRRRQCPECGRRFTTVETTSLSVVKRSGVAQPFSREKVVAGVRKACQGRPVSEDDLALLARRVEETIRATGAAEVDAHEVGLSILGPLRELDEVAYLRFASVYRGFSSLEDFEAAITALRAERENEGDPDADGSADAPVRLTTSV, from the coding sequence GTGCACTGCCCCTTCTGTCGGCACCCGGACTCGAGGGTCGTCGACTCCAGGACCAGCGAGGACGGCTCCTCGATCCGCCGTCGACGGCAGTGCCCGGAGTGCGGCCGGAGATTCACGACGGTGGAGACGACAAGCCTGAGCGTCGTGAAGCGGTCCGGCGTGGCGCAGCCGTTCTCGCGGGAGAAGGTCGTCGCGGGGGTGCGCAAGGCCTGCCAGGGACGGCCGGTCTCCGAGGACGACCTCGCGCTCCTCGCGCGGCGCGTCGAGGAGACGATCCGCGCGACCGGCGCCGCCGAGGTCGACGCCCACGAGGTGGGACTGTCGATCCTCGGGCCGCTGCGCGAGCTGGACGAGGTCGCCTATCTGCGGTTCGCCAGCGTGTACCGCGGGTTCTCCTCGCTCGAGGACTTCGAGGCCGCCATCACGGCGCTCCGGGCCGAGCGTGAGAACGAGGGCGACCCCGATGCCGACGGGTCCGCGGACGCGCCGGTCCGCCTCACGACGTCCGTGTGA
- a CDS encoding LysM peptidoglycan-binding domain-containing protein produces MTTIAVAAPGRASAPVSDGGHVRLTARGRRVLVVAALVLAAGVGAVGGRAVASTEVEPPSYETVTVTTGDTLWAIAERVATPDQDVRDVVASLVRINELDSVDLIAGQSILVPEQD; encoded by the coding sequence ATGACGACGATCGCCGTCGCAGCCCCGGGGCGGGCGTCCGCCCCTGTGTCGGATGGTGGCCACGTGCGCCTCACGGCGCGGGGGCGCCGAGTCCTGGTCGTGGCGGCGCTCGTGCTGGCCGCGGGTGTCGGTGCCGTCGGGGGTCGTGCTGTCGCGAGCACCGAGGTCGAGCCGCCGTCGTACGAGACGGTCACCGTCACCACCGGAGACACGCTGTGGGCGATCGCGGAACGAGTTGCCACGCCGGATCAGGACGTGCGCGACGTCGTCGCCTCGCTCGTCCGGATCAACGAGCTGGACTCGGTCGACCTGATCGCGGGCCAGTCGATCCTCGTCCCGGAACAGGACTGA
- the lexA gene encoding transcriptional repressor LexA has product MNPETRADGAKPLSARQRRVLETIRASVEERGYPPSMREIGEAVGLNSPSSVMHQLTVLERKGYLRRDPRRPRAMEIVSPDDQAREERPYDVPTTPPSYVPLVGRIAAGGPILAEQVVEDVFPLPRQLVGDGDLFLLKVVGDSMIEAAICDGDWVVVRQQPVAENGEIVAAMIDGEATVKTLKQSADEVWLLPANASYAPIPGNDAQILGRVVSVLRSV; this is encoded by the coding sequence GTGAACCCTGAGACGAGGGCCGACGGCGCGAAGCCGCTCTCGGCGCGGCAGCGACGCGTGCTCGAGACGATCCGCGCGAGCGTCGAGGAGCGGGGCTACCCGCCGAGCATGCGGGAGATCGGCGAGGCCGTGGGCCTCAACAGCCCGTCGAGCGTCATGCACCAGCTGACCGTGCTCGAGCGGAAGGGGTACCTGCGCCGCGATCCGCGCCGTCCGCGGGCCATGGAGATCGTCAGCCCGGACGACCAGGCACGCGAGGAACGGCCCTACGACGTGCCCACGACGCCGCCTTCGTACGTCCCGCTCGTCGGCCGGATCGCCGCCGGCGGGCCGATCCTCGCGGAGCAGGTCGTCGAGGACGTGTTCCCGCTCCCCCGCCAGCTCGTCGGCGACGGGGACCTGTTCCTGCTCAAGGTGGTCGGCGACTCGATGATCGAGGCAGCGATCTGCGACGGCGACTGGGTGGTCGTCCGTCAGCAGCCCGTCGCCGAGAACGGCGAGATCGTCGCGGCGATGATCGACGGTGAGGCGACCGTCAAGACGCTGAAGCAGTCCGCCGACGAGGTGTGGCTGCTCCCGGCCAATGCGAGCTACGCGCCGATCCCGGGGAACGACGCACAGATCCTCGGCCGCGTCGTGAGCGTGCTGCGCAGCGTCTGA
- a CDS encoding L-lactate dehydrogenase, producing MSADPTPSSSRSVSTLAVVGAGSVGATLAYAALMRGAARHVVLYDINRKKVEAEALDIGHGIEFMPQGTIEGSDDLEICRGADVVVFTAGAKQHPGQSRMDLAERTVGLVREVMPRLVAMTPDAIHVMVTNPVDVVTYAAQAVTGLPTQQLFGSGTVLDSSRMRYLVAQECGVAVQNVHAYILGEHGDSEIPIWSSASIGGVPLLEWPGHGRQPLFDVGVRERITHEVITSAYRIIEGKGATNYAVALAATRIIEAILRGEHRVLPVSTRIDDYVGISDVCMSVPTVVDRGGAVQRLLVPMDDAEIAGLRASADHIRSVARSLGF from the coding sequence ATGAGCGCCGACCCGACCCCGTCCTCGTCCCGCAGCGTCTCGACGCTCGCCGTCGTCGGCGCCGGCTCGGTCGGCGCGACCCTCGCCTACGCGGCCCTCATGCGAGGGGCAGCCCGGCACGTCGTGCTGTACGACATCAACCGGAAGAAGGTCGAGGCCGAGGCGCTCGACATCGGGCACGGCATCGAGTTCATGCCGCAGGGCACGATCGAGGGCAGCGACGACCTGGAGATCTGCCGCGGGGCCGACGTGGTGGTGTTCACGGCCGGCGCGAAGCAGCACCCGGGACAGAGCCGCATGGACCTGGCCGAGCGCACCGTCGGGCTCGTCCGCGAGGTGATGCCGCGCCTCGTCGCCATGACTCCGGACGCGATCCACGTCATGGTGACCAACCCGGTCGACGTCGTCACGTACGCCGCTCAGGCCGTCACGGGGCTACCCACGCAGCAGCTCTTCGGCTCCGGCACGGTGCTGGACAGCTCGCGGATGCGCTACCTGGTGGCCCAGGAGTGCGGGGTCGCGGTGCAGAACGTGCACGCGTACATCCTGGGCGAGCACGGAGACTCGGAGATCCCGATCTGGAGCTCGGCGAGCATCGGCGGCGTCCCGCTGCTCGAGTGGCCGGGGCACGGCAGGCAGCCGCTGTTCGACGTGGGCGTGCGCGAGCGGATCACCCACGAGGTCATCACGTCCGCGTACCGGATCATCGAGGGCAAGGGCGCCACGAACTACGCCGTCGCGCTGGCCGCCACCCGCATCATCGAGGCGATCCTGCGGGGCGAGCACCGTGTGCTGCCGGTCTCCACGCGGATCGACGACTACGTCGGGATCAGCGACGTGTGCATGTCGGTCCCGACGGTCGTCGACCGCGGCGGCGCCGTGCAGCGCCTGCTCGTGCCGATGGACGACGCCGAGATCGCCGGCCTTCGGGCGAGCGCCGACCACATCAGGTCGGTGGCGCGGTCGCTCGGATTCTGA